Part of the Terriglobia bacterium genome, CGACCGCACGCTGGGCACGCACTTCTGCTCGAGCTGCGGCAAGCTGGTGCAGCTGCGCGGGGGAATCGACTACTTCGCGCTCTTTGAGATGCCGCGCAAGCTGTGGGTCGAGCTGCCCGCGCTGGAGAAGAAATTTCTGCAGCTCAGCTGGAAGCTGCATCCGGACAATTTCGTGAGGGCCAGCGAGCAGGAGCGCGAACTCTCGCTCCAGCACAGTTCGGAACTGAACGACGCCTACCGCACGCTGCGCGATCCCGTGGCCCGCCTGGAATATCTGCTGGGCATCGAGGGCATGCGCAAGGAGGGCGAGCACAAGCAGCAGGCCCCGCCCGAGCTGCTCGAAGAGGTTTTCGAGCTGAACGAATCGCTCGATGAGCTGCGCGAAGCCAAGGCTACCGGCGGCGATCTGGCGGCGCTGCAGACGCGGCTGCAGGCCGCGGAAAAGAGTTTTCAGGCCCAGCTCGGGGAAGTGGACGCCCAGCTGCAGAGCGCGGCCCGCGAGTGGGACGCGGCGTTCGACGCCCAAGCGGATGAGTCCGCGCGCAAGCAACTATTGTCCCGGATGAACGAGCTGCTCAACCGCCGTTCCTACATCCGAAATCTGGTCACCAACGTTCAAAAGGAGTTGCAGTAGCGCGGGGCGGCAGCCTTGCGGTTTTTCCCGAGTCACCGGTCAGGACCATGACACGCATCGTCGGCATCGATCTGGGCACCACCAACAGCCTTGTCGCGTACTTTGATCCGCAGACGGGACGCGCGCAGTGTATCCGGGGCCCGCATGGCTCGACGCTGTGCCCCTCCGTCGTGAGCCTGGATCCCGACGGCAGCATCATCGTCGGCGAACCGGCGCGGCGGCGGTTGCTCACGCAGTCCGA contains:
- the hscB gene encoding Fe-S protein assembly co-chaperone HscB — encoded protein: MAAPFTITNPPLVCWSCHDRTLGTHFCSSCGKLVQLRGGIDYFALFEMPRKLWVELPALEKKFLQLSWKLHPDNFVRASEQERELSLQHSSELNDAYRTLRDPVARLEYLLGIEGMRKEGEHKQQAPPELLEEVFELNESLDELREAKATGGDLAALQTRLQAAEKSFQAQLGEVDAQLQSAAREWDAAFDAQADESARKQLLSRMNELLNRRSYIRNLVTNVQKELQ